Proteins encoded in a region of the Bactrocera tryoni isolate S06 chromosome 4, CSIRO_BtryS06_freeze2, whole genome shotgun sequence genome:
- the LOC120774839 gene encoding protein SREK1IP1 — protein sequence MSFPLTNPNKETIRAACKKCGYAGHLTYQCRNFLKVDPNKEIVLDVSSTSSDSELDYLTPLTELRMKELKEKEAELLKAKNEKKHKKSKSKKSKKSTSSKKRKKSKKSGKSKKHKKHKESSSSSDSSDTSSSSDSSSEESETESDSSDNEESPTSSDDEYGRKKKKQGKYKRKAESQAMRPKKTRVKRKRHRASARPSSSEEDETSSD from the exons ATGAGCTTCCCACTGACTAATCCCAACAAAGAGACTATACGGGCAGCCTGCAAAAAATGTGGATATGCAGGACATTTGACTTATCAATGCCgcaactttttgaaa GTTGatccaaataaagaaattgtacTTGATGTTTCAAGCACCAGCTCGGATTCTGAACTGGATTATCTCACACCATTGACTGAACTACGTATGaaagaattaaaagaaaaggAAGCTGAACTGCTGAAagcaaaaaatgagaaaaaacataaaaaatctaaatcaaAGAAATCTAAAAAATCAACTTCCTCGAAGAAACGCAAAAAGAGCAAGAAAAGCGGAAAAAGtaagaaacataaaaaacacaaagaaaGCTCATCATCGAGTGACAGCAGTGATACTAGCAGCAGTTCAGATTCCAGCAGCGAAGAGTCAGAAACTGAGTCGGATTCAAGTGACAATGAGGAGTCACCGACAAGCAGTGATGATGAGTACGGCCGCAAGAAGAAGAAACAAGGCAAGTACAAACGCAAAGCCGAATCACAAGCTATGCGTCCCAAGAAAACGCGTGTGAAGCGCAAACGACATCGAGCTTCAGCACGACCTTCCAGCAGTGAAGAGGACGAAACAAGCTCCGATTAA
- the LOC120774750 gene encoding AP-3 complex subunit beta-2: MISSASPVGLFGSAYNSRSSSSSSNSTMQQQSSASGSSPFAAYSSSSTSPQMGLDVEFGADPASGAFFQSEGRKHDDLKQMLDSNKDGLKLEAMKRIIGMIARGRDASDLFPAVVKNVVSKNIEVKKLVYVYLVRYAEEQQDLALLSISTFQRALKDPNQLIRASALRVLSSIRVSMIVPIVMLAIRDSAMDMSPYVRKTAAHAIPKLYSLDAEQKEELVTVIEKLLSDRTTLVVGSAVMAFDEVCPERVDLIHKNYRKLCNLLVDVDEWGQVIIINMLTRYARTQFVDPNADEVAEDELKQKEDGSENFYEETSSGDSSDDSSKEKREKNTRKSKSETSKQRTYSSSSSYHVDLDHRLLLRQTKPLLQSRNASVVMAVAQLYHHLAPRNEVQLIAKALIRLLRSHKEVQSVVLTCIASMSTKRKAIFEPHIKSFFVRTSDPTHIKLLKLDILTNLASASTIALILREFQTYISSNDRSFVAATIQAIGRCAASIKEVTETCLSGLVHLLSNRDEHVVAESVVVIKNLLQSKSAEHYEIISQMAKLIDYITIPAARASILWLIGEYNEKVPKIAPDVLRKMAKTFVDEEDVVKLQILNLGVKLFLTNPEQTSLLSQYVFTLARYDANYDVRDRARFLRQFIFPANGRTTVLSENARKIFLSSKPKPALESKYCERDHFQLGSLSHYLNMRATGYKDLPTFPTEAPDTSVRNIEGYMLESSAGAANATSNAASTSATRTPQKQSSKNAHTSNDKSFFSESEKSSAYSESGSSSSSSSSSTSSDGESSESETEHVNDVAAVKTKKPSKASDTKSSTATVLVNTSSSNGNNNAHLNDNNNGGNQSEGTSDSESSSYGSSESSSGSDTNTEDGSESSESETESEKQRKFQRVKEKAKETKAKEMAKTAEEPAAAAAPAKSNLDLLLDLDDIPPVGPVMTPSLGGFLTPGTPLGGAVGLLPVSAANRIELVGPSHIEFKHRELLNKLSGHGLQVSYRFTRSPHLYSAAMVSIELQFINLTNDEITNIHLSQQTLPHGMQLNEFAPLQCLQPQQMGTSVLGIDFNDSTHAVELEISTSAGKSRVTLKPPVGELVRSVQIGEAYFKEERTKLRGMNEHQSRLQLQREAVDLTALKQRIFECINVAQLASSDSKDVLYFVGQTMNSKSLVLITLDWQAAEGAHLTLVVNCEKMVIGSMVLNELRNALSLAFQC; the protein is encoded by the exons ATGATTTCTTCCGCCTCGCCAGTTGGTCTGTTTGGAAGCGCTTACAACAGCCGAAGTAGCAGCAGTAGTAGTAACAGCACTATGCAGCAACAATCCAGCGCCTCCGGCAGTAGCCCCTTTGCCGCATATTCCTCTTCATCGACAAGTCCGCAAATGGGACTTGATGTTGAATTTGGAGCGGATCCAGCGAGTGGTGCGTTCTTTCAATCCGAAGGACGCAAACATGACGATCTTAAGCAAATGCTGGATAGCAATAAAGATGGACTTAAACTTGAAGCTATGAAACGTATTATTGGCATGATAGCGCGTGGGCGTGATGCCAGTGATTTATTTCCGGCAGTAGTGAAAAATgttgtttccaaaaatattgaGGTGAAAAAACTAGTATATGTTTATCTAGTGCGCTATGCCGAGGAGCAACAGGATTTAGCACTTTTGTCTATATCAACATTCCAACGTGCATTGAAAGATCCAAACCAGTTAATACGTGCATCAGCTTTGCGTGTGTTATCGTCAATACGTGTAAGCATGATTGTGCCCATTGTTATGCTAGCTATACGTGACAGTGCTATGGATATGAGCCCATATGTGCGTAAGACCGCAGCACATGCTATACCCAAGTTATACTCGTTGGATGCAGAACAAAAAGAAGAACTAGTGACAGTTATTGAGAAGTTACTCTCAGATCGCACAACACTTGTCGTTGGTTCTGCTGTGATGGCTTTCGACGAG GTTTGTCCGGAGCGTGTTGACCTCATACACAAAAACTACCGCAAACTGTGTAATCTGCTCGTCGATGTAGATGAATGGGGTCAGGTGATCATAATCAATATGCTAACGCGCTATGCCCGTACTCAATTCGTCGATCCCAATGCAGATGAAGTCGCCGAAGATGAACTGAAACAGAAAGAAGATGGTAGCGAAAATTTCTATGAAGAAACTTCTAGTGGCGATTCCTCCGACGATAGTAGCAAGGAAAAACGTGAGAAAAACACACGAAAATCAAAGTCCGAGACATCAAAGCAACGGACATACTCATCATCTTCATCGTATCATGTAGACTTGGACCACCGTCTACTCTTGCGTCAAACCAAACCGCTACTACAATCGCGTAATGCTTCAGTTGTTATGGCTGTTGCGCAATTATATCACCACCTAGCGCCACGCAACGAAGTACAACTAATTGCGAAAGCATTAATACGTTTGCTACGTTCACATAAGGAAGTGCAGAGTGTGGTGTTGACCTGCATTGCCTCCATGTCGACAAAGCGCAAAGCGATTTTTGAGCCACACATTAAATCGTTCTTTGTGCGCACTAGCGATCCAACGCACATTAAGTTGCTCAAATTGGATATATTGACCAACTTGGCATCGGCGTCGACGATTGCGCTTATTTTGCGCGAATTCCAAACATACATTTCCAGTAATGATCGTTCATTCGTAGCGGCCACAATACAAGCGATCGGACGCTGTGCAGCGTCCATAAAGGAAGTGACTGAAACCTGTCTCAGTGGTTTAGTGCATTTGCTCTCCAACCGCGATG AGCACGTTGTCGCGGagagtgttgttgttattaagaACTTGCTGCAATCCAAATCTGCGGAGCACTATGAAATTATCTCGCAGATGGCAAAATTGATTGATTACATCACTATACCAGCAGCGCGTGCCTCTATATTATGGCTCATTGGAGAATATAATGAGAAAGTGCCGAAGATCGCGCCCGATGTGCTGCGCAAAATGGCCAAAACATTTGTGGATGAA GAGGATGTTGTTAAACTACAAATTCTCAATCTCGGCGTGAAACTCTTTCTCACCAATCCAGAGCAAACGTCGCTACTCAGCCAATATGTTTTCACTTTGGCGCGTTACGATGCCAACTACGATGTGCGCGATCGCGCACGTTTCCTACGCCAATTTATTTTCCCAGCCAATGGCCGTACAACCGTACTCTCCGAAAATGCGCGTAAGATCTTTCTCTCTTCGAAACCAAAACCGGCGCTAGAGAGTAAATACTGTGAACGCGATCACTTCCAACTTGGTTCGCTCTCACACTATCTAAATATGCGCGCTACTGGCTACAAAGACCTGCCAACATTCCCTACTGAAGCGCCCGATACCTCGGTGCGTAATATTGAGGGTTACATGCTGGAAAGTAGCGCAGGCGCTGCAAACGCCACTAGCAACGCTGCAAGTACCAGCGCCACACGCACGCCACAGAAGCAGAGCAGCAAAAATGCACATACAAGTAATGATAAGAGTTTCTTCTCCGAATCAGAGAAATCTTCCGCCTACTCAGAGTCGGGCTCGAGTAGCAGTAGCTCCTCGTCGTCAACGTCAAGTGATGGCGAATCATCCGAATCAGAAACGGAGCACGTGAATGACGTGGCTGCTGTTAAAACTAAAAAGCCGTCAAAAGCTTCGGACACCAAGTCGTCAACCGCAACCGTGCTGGTAAACACGTCATcgagcaatggcaacaacaatgcgcACTTGAATGACAACAATAACGGTGGCAACCAGAGTGAAGGCACTTCGGACAGCGAGTCTTCTTCGTATGGCTCCTCTGaaagcagcagcggcagcgatACAAACACAGAAGATGGCTCCGAGAGCAGCGAATCGGAGACTGAGAGCGAGAAGCAACGCAAGTTCCAGCGTGTCAAAGAGAAAGCCAAGGAAACAAAGGCAAAAGAAATGGCCAAAACAGCGGAAGAGCCAGCAGCTGCAGCGGCGCCAGCTAAAAGCAATCTGGACTTGTTGTTGGATTTGGATGACATACCGCCCGTTGGGCCCGTTATGACACCCTCACTTGGCGGCTTCCTAACACCTG GTACACCACTGGGTGGCGCCGTTGGTTTGTTGCCCGTTAGCGCTGCTAATCGCATCGAGTTGGTCGGTCCCTCACACATCGAATTTAAGCATCGCGAATTGTTGAATAAACTCTCCGGTCATGGTTTGCAAGTGAGCTATCGCTTCACACGCTCACCGCATCTATACTCCGCCGCTATGGTTTCAATAGAATTACAATTTATCAATCTAACCAACGATGAGATAACCAACATACATCTGAGTCAGCAGACCTTGCCACATGGCATGCAACTGAATGAATTTGCGCCCTTGCAATGCCTGCAGCCGCAACAAATGGGCACCAGCGTGCTCGGCATAGACTTCAATGACTCGACACATGCTGTCGAACTGGAAATCAGCACCAGCGCGGGCAAGTCACGCGTCACACTCAAGCCGCCGGTGGGCGAGTTGGTGCGTTCGGTGCAAATTGGCGAAGCATACTTCAAGGAGGAGCGCACCAAATTGCGCGGCATGAACGAACATCAAAGTCGCTTGCAGCTGCAGCGGGAGGCGGTTGATTTGACCGCACTGAAGCAACGCATTTTCGAATGTATCAATGTGGCGCAGCTGGCGTCAAGCGACAGCAAGGATGTACTCTACTTTGTGGGACAAACTATGAATTCTAAAAGCCTGGTACTGATCACTTTGGACTGGCAGGCAGCAGAGGGCGCGCATTTGACATTGGTGGtgaattgtgaaaaaatggtgATCGGTTCGATGGTCTTGAACGAGTTGCGTAATGCACTCAGCTTGGCTTTTCAATGCTAG
- the LOC120774838 gene encoding myosin-13, with protein sequence MDFSLDASTDEDFFGSLKRQNTNLENLFGLEAQHNAGKEEQDSLKYQPVKQTSVNLNEKKVNSSPSTMVQAWQTILAKVAHAYKEGVAVGKVGVALLKSIENEYRIIIYKAKLNVLTTCSLRNETVQIHRHNNYLQFYDDDVCCWSVYFDASANTEEFVAKLIELNIKIGEEVNKEGKEFIPETDTELTNKEDVLTNNQIFLKSVEKPPIAPAKPTKTTLITRMAKMGQQLPKMELPSHVQSSAEVTDSSDTETISTPITTPRHLPNSTPRSSNRALSTTQAIPISQINPYAISNINSSFDSQFMQMMLSENRTQGSELRMNISRLEGKVEKVLDKIDLLHTSSSHKLNKEDEILTLEEKVLELKKENRKLRQTIEEKNENLPEATCQQILRMYSAELEQVNLANFDSLERLVGDLLKQRAALHEKLEKWEKELTEKNLQLKTHQIRLNDDQDMLANTIANKHQLEEELKTTQQRLVECESSESDLRQQLIKSKNEILAQQQLVEECKQRETEANNTLLELQTQNADLQKKLEEKEKMQLESQRSNSNIALRCENELSVEQQIETVLKKTMNNLYASLAAKLETIVPMQKHAVIAVVGKTIREETLRAMDELEE encoded by the exons atggatTTCTCTTTAGACGCAAGCACAGATGAAGATTTTTTCGGGTCGCTGAAACG ACAAAACACGAATTTGGAGAACCTTTTTGGGCTCGAAGCGCAGCACAATGCGGGTAAAGAAGAGCAAGACTCGCTCAAGTACCAACCTGTTAAGCAAACTTCAGTtaatttaaatgagaaaaaagttaattcAAGTCCTAGCACAATGGTGCAAGCTTGGCAAACTATTTTAGCAAAGGTAGCGCACGCTTATAAAGAAGGCGTTGCTGTTGGCAAAGTAGGTGTGGCCTTATTGAAAAGTATTGAAAACGAATACAGAATTATCATCTATAAGGCCAAATTGAATGTACTTACCACATGCTCATTACGAAATGAAACGGTACAAATTCACCGCCACAATAACTATTTACAATTTTACGACGATGATGTATGCTGCTGGAGTGTTTATTTTGACGCCAGTGCTAATACCGAAGAATTTGTAGCTAAATTGATTgaacttaatataaaaataggaGAAGAAGTTAATAAAGAAGGCAAGGAGTTTATTCCAGAAACTGATACAGAACTAACAAACAAAGAAGATGTACTCAcaaataaccaaatatttttaaagagcgTAGAAAAGCCGCCTATTGCCCCTGCGAAGCCTACAAAGACAACGCTAATAACACGCATGGCCAAAATGGGTCAGCAATTGCCGAAAATGGAACTTCCTTCACATGTTCAAAGCAGTGCCGAAGTCACCGACTCGTCAGACACGGAGACTATAAGCACACCAATAACAACACCACGTCACTTACCGAATTCAACACCACGCAGCAGTAACAGAGCGCTGTCTACGACGCAAGCAATACCAATTAGCCAAATAAATCCTTATGCTATTTCCAATATAAATTCCAGTTTTGATTCGCAGTTCATGCAAATGATGCTCTCGGAAAATCGTACGCAAGGCTCAGAGCTGCGTATGAATATCAGCAGGTTAGAGGGTAAAGTTGAGAAGGTACTTGAcaaaatcgatttattgcataCAAGTTCCAGTCACAAACTAAATAAAGAAGATGAAATATTGACATTGGAGGAAAAAGTGTTGGAACTTAAGAAGGAGAACAGAAAATTACGACAAACAATTGAAGAGAAGAACGAAAATTTGCCGGAAGCAACTTGTCAACAAATTTTGCGTATGTACAGTGCCGAATTGGAGCAAGTAAACCTGGCCAATTTCGACAGTCTAGAAAGACTTGTAGGTGATCTGCTTAAACAACGGGCTGCGTTGCACGAGAAATTAGAAAAGTGGGAAAAAGAACTAACGGAGAAAAATTTACAGTTGAAAACGCATCAAATACGTCTAAATGATGATCAAGATATGTTAGCAAATACCATTGCAAATAAACACCAGCTCGAGGAGGAGCTCAAAACCACGCAACAACGGCTCGTCGAGTGTGAAAGTAGCGAAAGTGATTTGCGGCAACAGCTGATCAAAAGCAAGAATGAAATCCTTGCACAACAACAGTTGGTCGAGGAGTGTAAACAAAGGGAAACAGAGGCCAACAACACGCTGCTTGAACTGCAAACGCAAAATGCAGATTTGCAGAAAAAATTagaggaaaaagaaaaaatgcagTTGGAGAGTCAGCGCAGCAATTCGAATATCGCTTTACGATGTGAAAATGAGCTAAGCGTTGAACAGCAAATCGAGACAGTATTAAAAAAGACAATGAACAATTTATATGCGAGCTTAGCTGCAAAACTAGAGACAATTGTTCCAATGCAAAAGCATGCGGTAATAGCGGTAGTTGGCAAAACTATACGCGAGGAAACGCTCAGAGCAATGGACGAGTTGGAAGAATAG